The genomic interval CAAATCACCTAAGTTAACAACGTACTGGGGCAAAGATGCCGATAAAGACAAAGTTGGCTGGCTTAGCGAAAACCCAACCGGAGTTCAGAAATCAATTGGTGGTCGGTGGCTTACAGGAAACTTCAAAGCCGGTGATATTTTATGTTTCGATGTACGCTTGGTACATGCTTCTTTGGATAACCGATCCTCCGTCAACCGTTGTCGTTTAACTTCAGATACCCGCTATCAACTACAGAGTGATCCACTCGATGAGAGATGGTACGGCGGCAACCTTAACCCCCATGGAGGACAGATGAAAGTTTTCCTGCCGGGTATGGCACGCCAAGTTGGAAACCGCAAGTTTGAAGAGGAATGGAAACCTGTAGATGAATTTGGACGCCTCGATATTTCCGCTGTAAATCCTGAAAGGCTGGTAACGGAAGAATAACTCTCATTCATTGGAATGAGATAAAAAAATTGTTCATGCAGCATGGCAACACACAGGGCGCGTTTTTTCGGTTTCATATGGATACACACGGCAAATTTGAGATAGGATTCAGATACGAGATTCCTCAGGAACAACACCATGCCAGAGCGAAGCATTAAACAAACTGCCGGCCCTAAGGTCGTGTGTCTCATCGGAGACGAACTTCAAGCGTTTGAGTTTGGGATTGCCTATGAGGTTTTTGGAATGCCCCGTCCTGAACTCGGTTCTGATTGGTATCAGTTCGGGGTTTGCACGCTGTATCCTGGAGTGGTTCGTACCAGCGGAGGTATTGAGACCGTCATCCGCCAGGGCCTTGAAGCATTGGATGATGCTGATTTGATCATCATACCTGGCTGGCCGGATATGGAAGCAACCGTTCCGACCGCTGTGACAGACGCGCTTTTGGCGGCTTATTACCGTGGAGCCCGTCTGGTTTCCTTGTGTTCCGGCGTGGTGGTATTAGCACATACCGGACTATTGGATGGACGCAGGGCAACCACTCACTGGCGTTTTATCGAGACCATTGCCGAGCGCTTTCCAGCGGTGATCTTCGATGCCGATGTCCTCTACGTGGATTTGGGAAACATACAGACAGCCGCAGGCAGCGCGGCTGGCATAGACCTTTGCCTGCACATTGTCCGACAGGATTATGGTGTCGAAATTGCCAATTCAATTGCCCGGGGTCTCGTTATGCCTCCGCATCGCGAAGGCGGGCAATCGCAGTTCATACCACAACCGGTACCCAAAGGTTATGAAGCATCACGGCTGGGTTCTGTCATCGAGGTCATGCAGCGTAACCTGCATAAAGAGTTGCCGGTCAAAGAACTGGCGGATGAAGCGGGCATGAGTCTGCGCACATTTCAGCGCCGGTTTGAAGCCTTGACCGGCCTGCCTCCAAGTGTGTGGATCTTACATGAGAGATTGCATCTCGCCTGCCGGTTACTGGAAGCGGATCAGAGTATAAGTCTGGAAGAAGTGGCGCTGAAAAGCGGATTTGGAACCGTGCCGACCATGAGGCATCATTTCCGGCAAAAAATGCAGGTCAGCCCGAGCCAGTATCGCAAAACATTTTCGCCGCTGCCGCCCCGTTCATTCCTGCCCGATGAATCCTTTGCCGGAACATTTCATGCCTGAGGCGTTTCCGATACCCACTGTTTTTCAGGTAGCCTGAAAACCATTCCCGCTATTCATAAGGGGCCACAACAACAGTGCAATTGAAACCACTCCCAATGCACTGTTGATATTTGCCTCGACCGGCTTACAGATATTCTCTGACCAGCTGACGCAGGGAAGCTGTCGGATGACCCGTCAATGCACTGATGGTATGGCTTTCATCGAACAGGCCACCTTTGGAAACACCGGTATCAGAGTTCGCCAGCAGGGCCGCAAACGGACCCGGCAGCCCGGCACCTTCAAGCGCCTTGGCAAATTCAGCTTCTTCCATATCAATGTAGGAAATCTTTTTACCGGACTCTTCACTGATAATCGCGCACAACTCTGTCAGGGTATAACTTTCATCGCCAGACAGTTCGTAAACTTTACCGGCTTGAGGAGCATCAAGGGTCAGCACCACTGCGGCGGCTTCCGCATAATCTTCACGGGCGGCAGAGCTGATTTTTCCATCTTTGGCACAGCCAATGAACCCGCCATTTGCCAAAGCCGGCGCAATGCTGACCAGATAATTTTCGGTATACCAGCCATTACGTAACAAAACATGAGGAATGCCGACTTCTTTCAGATAGGTTTCGGTGGCGACGTGCTCTTCTGCCAGCGCCAATGGCGAGCTATCTGCATGCAGCAGGCTGGTGTAGGCAATCAGCTCAACACCGGCCTGCTTGGCCGCATCAATCACATGTTTGTGCTGCTGTATACGCTGGCCCACTTCACTCGATGAAATCAATAATAGCTTGGTCACACCTTTCAGCGCCGTGACAAAGGTATCCGGTTGTGAGTAGTCCGCCTGACGAACTTCCACACCAAAATCCTGCAGAGTTTTGGCTTTATCCAGGTTACGGGCCAGCGCAATGATGTTATCCGCAGAGGTTTTCTGGAGTAGATGTTTGATGACCAATTGTCCCAACTGACCGGTCGCACCAGTAATTGCAATCATGGTTTTCTCCTGTTTTTTCTGAATTAACTCGATTTTGCATAGCTTGCCACTTATACTAACTAATTGTAAGTACGTACTTTTTGGTAAGTATGAAATTTTAATCCGGGCTAAACGGAGAAATAGCCATGAGCAGACGCAGTAAAGAAAGTCAGGGGGATTCATTAACCCAAAAATTCAGACGAGGTGACGTGCTTGCCAAAGAATGCCCTTCTCGCGGTGTGTTACAGGATGTGACCAGCCGTTGGGGGGTTCTCATTCTGTTTGCTCTGCTGGGTGGCACCCATCGTTTCAGCGAACTCCGAAAAAAAATTACCGGAGTCAGTGAAAAAATGCTGTCACAAACCTTACAGGCATTAGAAAACGATGGTTTCGTGAAGCGCATTGCGCATCCGGTTATTCCACCGCATGTTGAATATCAACTCACCGATACCGGCGTCGAAGTGGCGCGCAGAGTTGAAGAACTGGTGAACTGGATCGAGGTAAATATTGGAGACATTGTCGTCGCACAGAATCAATACGATGAGCGCAAAGCAAGTAACGGACGCTGACCAACGCCCAAACCACCGGCAAAGTTCAGAGGTTTCTCGCCACTCTGAAACCCAAATCATCAATAGTGTAGGTAGGATGGCTCCTTCTGCGGTTACTCGCCAGACAGCCCCGGGACTCATCCGCCCAGCCGCCGCCTCTGAAAATCCGGTAAGAACCATACACCTCGGGATCATACACATCCCAGCGCCATTCCCAGACGTTACCGAGCATGTCATGCAGACCAAACTCATTGGCCGCTTTCTGCCCGACCGGATGAGTGGACTGATCGGAGTTATCGGCATACCAGGCGATGTTCTCGACAGGGCCGTATTGCGCAGCGCTTGAGTTGGCGCGGCAGGCGTATTCCCATTCGCCATCGGTCGGCAAACGATAGCCATCTGCATCCGGAATCACGCTAACCGTTTCACCATCAACCTGGTAGTAGCACTTGAGTCCTGACAGGCTAGAAAGTTGATTACAAAACTGAATGGCATCCAACCACGAAACACTCTCCACCGGATGACCAGCATGCTGAAAGGTGGAAGGATTAACCTCCATCACCTGCCGATACATCAACAAAACAGGACACCCACCTTAACTTTGAGGCTTAGTATCCTGATATTCGCTGGATACTCGGTCTGAAGACATAGTATCCGGAATAATGAGCAAATAACACAAATAACACAAATAACACAGGACAAATAACACAGCAAATAACACAGGACACCCATCTTAACTATTGATATTCACGCCAACAACCGGCACTATTCGATACTGTATATTTATCAGTATAAGGATGTGTGATCATGACCCGATCAAGGAAGTCGCAAATCTCACTTGAAGCCACGCCTTATTATCACTGTGTTTCCCGTTGTGTCCGTCGGGCGTTTCTGTGTGGAGTTGATGCCCTCACCCGGATTAACTACGAACATCGCCGCCAGTGGGTTGAAGATAGACTGTTGTGGCTGGGTGAGATATTCGCCATCGATATCTGCGCTTATGCCGTCATGTCTAACCATGTCCATGTGGTGCTGCATATCAATGTACTCCAAAGCCGGCAATGGTCCGCAGAAGACATTGTGATGCGGTGGCATCGTCTGTACAAAGGCTCAGCACTCAGCCACCGGTTTCTGAAAGGTGATGCCTTCTCACCGGCAGAACAGCAAGCGTTTGAAGCCTTAGTGGCCCAGTGGCGGGAAACCCTGACCTCCATCAGTCGGTTTATGGCGGTGCTGAATGAAGGTATCGCCCGGCGTGCCAATGCCGAAGATCGCTGTACCGGTCGTTTCTGGGAGGGCAGGTTTAAGTCTCAAGCATTACTCGACGAACAGGCCTTAGCCGCCTGTATGGCGTATGTGGATCTGAATCCCATTCGAGCCAGCCTGGCTGATACACCGGAAACGTCCGACCATACCTCCGTTCAAATGCGTATTGTGTGCGCCAAGGCGTCCAAACAACCCAGTGATTTACTCCCTTTTGTTGGCAATCCCAGAGCAGACATGCCCGAAGGTTTGCCCTTCAAATTAAGTGATTACCTGGAATTGGTGGATTGGACCGGCAGAGCGATTCGGGAAGACAAACGTGGATTTATTGCAGAATCACTTCCTCCCATTCTGACCCGCCTGAATATTTCCGGTAAACAGTGGCAACAATTAACACAGCAATTTGAAAAACAGTTCAGGTGTTTTGCCGGGCAGAGGTCGTCGTTTGAGAAAGTCAGAGATTATTTTCAGTTAAGCCGAACGCCACCGAATTTGTTGGCGACCTGATTTCATATCACGCCATCAAGCATCCTACTTAAAAGCCTGGCTCCTCAAGTAACCTGCTACGCCTTCAGGTCAGCCAGAACTATATTTGTTTGCTTTGGAATAAGATGTATATAGTTTGGTTCTGTAGTAAACCTGATTCATTCGATTTTTTTTTGCAAGGTAGTAGCGAATCATCGTTGCCTTGTTTCGTTTTTTTATTTTAAAGTGGGTGTCCTGTTATATTGTCCTGATATAGAGAGTAGTCAAAGCATTATGTTAAGTTTCAAGCAATTGGAAGGTAAAACCTTTCCACCTGTTTCATTTTTATCTACCAATCAAGAAATGATCAACATTGGTAAAAGTGGCAATCGAGTAGTTCTTTATGTTTATCCTAGGACCACGCCCGCAGATGGTGTCCCTTTGCCGAACTGGGACGTCATTCCTGGGGCTAGAGGTTGCTCTATACAAGCACGTGGTTTTGCTTCTTTTTATACTGCAATTTTAAACACAGGAATATCGAATATTTACGGCCTATCAACCCAAGATACGGCCTACCAACAAGAGGCGAAGAGCCGGCTCGATGTGCCATTTGAGTTGCTGTCTGACCCTAAAATGCTTCTTGCGAAAGAGCTAAATCTACCGACATTTTCGGTAGAAAACCATGTTCTCTATCAGCGAATAACGTTTGTCATTTCCGACGGTGTAATAGAGAAAGTCTTCGCCCCAATCAAAGACGCAGCTGATAACGCAAGAGAAGTCCTAGCTTACCTTAATCACTAATTTCAATTTCTAGACACTTACATAAATAACATTTTTAGAGATATTTTATGAATAACTACAAACTTCTAGACACTTACATAAATAACATTTTTAGAGATATTTTATGAATAACTACAAACTTGTAGGGGTTGGCTTCGGCCCTTCAAATATTGCCTTGTCTATAGCTTTAGAATCACACGGAATAAAAGGCGCTACCGATGGGTATTTTAAAGTGGGTGTCCTGTTATATTCTGTTATATTCACAGCAATTTGAAAAACAGTTCAGGTGTTTTGCCGAAAAATAACACAGGACACCCACCTTAACTATTGATATTCACGCCAACAACCGGCATTATTCGATACTGTATATTTATCAGTATAAGGATGTATGATCATGACCCGATCAAGGAAGTCGCAAATCTCACTTGAAGCCACGCCTTATTATCACTGTGTTTCCCGTTGTGTCCGTCGGGCGTTTCTGTGTGGAGTTGATGCCCTCACCCAGATTAGCTACGAACATCGCCGCCACTGGGTTGAGGATAGACTGTTGTGGCTGGGTGAGATATTCGCCATCGATATCTGCGCTTATGCCGTCATGTCTAACCATGTCCATGTGGTGCTGCATATCAATGTGCTCCAAAGCCGGCAATGGTCCGCAGAAGACGTTGTGATGCGATGGCATCGTCTGTACAAAAGCGCAGCACTCAGCCACCGGTTTCTGAAAGGTGATGCCTTCTCACCGGCAGAACAGCAGGCGTTTGAAGTCTTAGTGGCCCAGTGGCGGGAAACCCTGACCTCCATCAGTCGGTTTATGGCGGCGCTTAATGAAGGTATCGCCCGGCGTGCCAATGCCGTGAACATAACAGGACACCCACCTTAACTATTGATATTCACGCCAACAGCCGGCATTATCCAATACTGTATATTTATCAGTATAAGAATGTATGATCATGACCCGATCAAGGAAGTCGCAAATCTCACTTGAAGCCACGCCTTATTATCATTGTGTTTCCCGCTGTGTCCGTCGGGCGTTTCTGTGTGGAATTGATGCCCTCACCCGGATTAGCTACGAACATCGCCGCCAGTGGGTTGAGGATAGACGGTTGTGGCTGGGTGAGATATTCGCCATCGATATCTGCGCTTATGCCGTTATGTCTAACCATGTCCATGTGGTGCTGCATATCAATGTGCTCCAGCAGAAGACGTTGTGATGCGGTGGCATCGTCTGTACAAAGGCTCACCACTCAGTCACCGGTTTCTGAAAGGTGATGCCTTCTCACCGGCAGAACAGCAGGCGTTTGAAGCCTTAGTGGCCCAGTGGCGGGAAACCCTGACCTCCATCAGTCGGTTTATGGCGGTGCTGAATGAAGGTATCGCCCGGCGTGCCAATGCCGAAGATCGCTGTACCGGTCGTTTCTGGGAGGGCAGGTTTAAGTCTCAAGCATTACTTGACGAACAGGCCTTGGCCGCCTGTATGGCGTATGTGGATCTGAATCCCATTCGAGCCAGCATGGCTGAAACACCGGAAACGTCTGACCACACCTCCGTTCAAATGCGTATTACTTGCGCCAAGGCATCCAAACAACCCGGTGATTTACTCCCTTTTGTTGGCAATCCCAGAGCAGACATGCCCGAAGGTTTGCCCTTCCAATTAAGCGATTACCTGGAATTGGTGGATTGGACCGGCAGAGCGATTCGGGAAGACAAACGTGGATTTATTGCAGAATCACTTCCTCCCATTCTGACCCGCCTGAATATTTCCGGTAAACAGTGGCAACAATTAACACAGCAATTTGAAAAACAGTTCAGGTGTTTTGCCGGGCAGAGGTCGTCGTTTGAGAAAGTCAGAGATTATTTTCAGTTAAGCCGAACGCCACCAAATTTGTTGGCGACCTGATTTCATATCACACCATCAAGCATCCTGTTTAAAAGCTTGGCTCCTCAAGTAACCTGCTACGCCTCCAGGTCAGCCAGAACTATATTTTTGTTTGCTTTGGAACAAGATGTATATAGTTTGGTTCTGTAGTCACCCTGATTCATTCGATTTTCTCTCAAGGTAGTAGCGAATCATCGTTGCATTTTTTTGTTTTTTTATTTTAAAGTGGGTGTCCTGTTGTATTTTTTTGGCGTCAAATTATCCAAACTCGAAGATAATTATCAGTCATCGCGCCTATGCAATGCGACCAGAAGATGACAGTCATTTTGTTAATGAACTTTTCATGCCTAGCGCTGTAGATGATTTTTATGAGATGCCAACCGATAAGCGACAAAAAGTTATCAAAGATTACTGGCATGTAACTCACAACGGAGTTACAAAACATGACAGGACACCCACCTTAACTATTGATATTCACACCAACAACCGGCACCATTCGATACTGTATATTTATCAGTACAAGAGTGTATGATCATGACCCGATCAAGGAAGTCGTAAGAGTAAACAGGACACCCATCTTAACTATTGATATTCACACCAATAACCGGCACGAAAAACAGTTCAGGTGTTTTGCCGGGCAGAGGTCGTCTTTTGAGAAAGTCAGAGATTATTTTCAGTTAAGCCGAACGCCACCGAATTTGTTGGCGACTTGATTTCATATCACGCCATCAAGCATCCTACTTAAAAGCTTGGCTCCTCAAGTAACCTGCTACGCCTCCAGGTCAGCCAGAACTATATTTTTTTTGCTTTGGAGCAAGATGTATACAGTTTGGTTCTGTAGTAAGCCTGATTTATTCGATTTTTTTCTCAAGGTAGTAGCGAATCATCGTTGCCTTGTTTTGTTTTTTTATTTTAAAGTGGGTGTCCTGTTGTATTTCCGTTGTATTTTGTTGACGACCTGATTTCATATCACACCATCAAGCATCCTGTTTAAAAGCTTGGCTCCTCAAGTAACCTGCTACGCCTCCAGGTCAGCCAGAACTATATTTTTGTTTGCTTTGGAGCAAGATGTATATAGTTTGGTTCTGTAGTAAACCTGATTCATTCGATTTTTTTGCAAGGCAGTAGCGAATCATCGTTGCCTTATTTCGTTTTTTTATTTTAAAGTGGGCGTCCTGTTATATGTCCGCATTATTGGGAGTCACTGCTTTGGCTTTTAATCAAAATCATCTTGTAAAAATTTCTTATGTCGTAATGTTAGATGAAGCAGATGATGATCTAACAATCTTTAATGAATATCCTATCACACTGATCAATAAACTGGATATTCTGAAGAAAATACCCGAACTACCTAAAGACTTGTGTGAAGTCTTTTGTTCAAAGGAAACAGCGATTCAACTAAGACTTTCAGGAGTATTTGACGGCTACACGATTGTATTTGCTAAAGATGCCTCAGAGATCTTTGAAGTTGAAAGTGAAATTAAGGTCGTCTTTGTATGGGATGGTTTTGATACTGACCTGGAGCTGCCAAGAGCTCTATACGTCGGAAATTCAGATATAAACATCAACCCGAAATACAAATGCAAGCTTGATGAAATCAATCGTCAACGAATTGTTTCTTATATATATGAAATATTGAGTGGACTCTCAGAGCCGCAAAAATCGTATATCTCAGAGCTAGAGGAGTTGTATGAAAATGATACTTCTAATCACATGATAGGTTGTGACTACATTTTCAATCGTTCTATAGGTACCGAGGCAAACCTGATTGCTCTAAGTTCTGCCAAACTAGACTATTCTTTCGAAAGGTATCGTTATGAATACTCGGAGGAGAATATTGTAGAGACAATTAACGTTATAAATCGCATACGCAAAGAGATTTCTGAAAATAAATGCCCTGATATCGCAGTAAGAACAAATAGCATCGTAATTTCAGATATGTCAGCGAGCTTAGACTTTCAAGTCAATAAGCTTGAATACACACAAAATGCATTGAAGGGGAAAGGATTTGACGATCCTATATCGCTCACAAAAGCGATAAAGTTAGTGCTAAGGAACGGCATTGATGAGAAAACAGAACGATCTGAGTATGTAGATCTGGCATACATTGAGAGAAACCTTATTGAAGTTTTAATAGGCATCTATCTATCTTCAAATATCATGCCCTGTGCAAAAATTCCTTTATCTAACTCAGATCTGTACGGTGTTTTAAAGGATATTGGTATCAATGGCAGAAAGTACAATAAAAAAGGATTAAAAAAGAAATATATTGAGCTTAGGAATATACTGCATAAATTCACACTAGAAGCGTTTGATTACCTCAGCGAAAGAAATTCGTCAATGGTAAAAATAGTTTCGAACCTCCCAATTGAATGGGCATATCATAATGGGCTACCACTTATGGTTAGGCATGATGTGAGTCGTTTACCTATCTCACCGGGTTGGCTTGCAAATAGGGTTATATTGGATACATCAAATATACATGTTGATATGGATTCTTTTAGCAATGTCCTTGTAATTAGCTCTTTTAGGGAAGATGACATAATTAAAGAACATCTTTCTTCCAAAATAGAGGTATTTAATGGTATGGCTTTCAATAGAAAGACCAGCGATAAAAGATTCAAAGTAACAATCGATAGAAAAGAGCCTTCTAATCGCGAGGAGTTGATCGCTATATTAAATGGATCAAGTACTCCAATCGTTGTATTTGATATGCATGGTGGCCACTCCGAAAAAGAGGGTGGTGTAATATCACTTAAGGATGAAGCTATTTCAATTTTTGATATTGTACAAGCCGCCAGAATACCTCCAATTGTCGTTTTAAGTTCATGCGATACAAGTCCAATTGATAGAAGCCATTATTCAACAGCCAATGCATTTCTAGCTGGCGGTGCAAAAACGGTCCTTGCTAGTGCTTTACCGATTCTGAGTCATGAATCCTCAACATTTATCATTAGACTATTTGTTCGATTACAGGAATATATCCCCATTGTTATTGACAAAGAAAAACGTAGCTTGCAATGGTCATCTTTCATGTCAGGCATGATAAGAAGGACGTTTTATACTGAGTTTATAGACTACCTGATAAAGGCAGGAAAAATCGAAAAAGATTGGCGTAGTCAATTAAACTTCGTTGCGGGAATGTGTTTAGACCCACTTCAAGAGGATTTTCATTCTCGTATCATTTCATCTTTTGCTAAAGAACTATGCATAAATGAATCGGAGGTGCAAAGAATTATTGACGAAGATTTTATTTTGCCTGAATGCTTGAAGTACCTACAGTATGGAAGTCCTGAGAGAGTAATTATAAACTCGCCAAGTCATATCCCATTATCTCAATAAATGATATTTTGAGGGTGTTCAAAATTCTGTGTCAGCTAAAAATCACAGCACCATGTGATCATCCGATCGTCCTTCAAAGTGTATTATCAGTTGCGATAGCGTGAGGTTTCAATTCTGTACAGGATGCGTCCAGCGCTCGGACGCTTTCAGTATCCCCGCATACAGTAATTTGAGCAAACTGTTTTCGTTTGCAAAGCCACCTTTGATTTTGGTGAGTTTGCGGAACTGTCGATGAACCGCTTCGACCGCGTTGGTTGTGTAAATTGCTTTCCGGACGTATTCCGGGTACTTAAAATAAGTCGAGAGTGTTGGCCATTTCGTTCGCCAGAATTGAATGACCATTGGATATTTATCGCCCCATTTTGCATCCAACTCGTCCAGTGCAATTTCGGCTGCGTTGATCGTGGCAGCCTTGTAAACACACTTCAAATTGGCCATAAACGCTTTCAATATAACAGGATACCTAACATAACAGGACACCCATCTTAACTATTGATATTCACGCCAACAGCCGGCATTATCCGATACTGTATATTTATCAGTATAAGGATGTATGATCATGACCCGATCAAGGAAGTCGCAAATCTCACTTGAAGCATCGCCTTATTATCATTGTGTTTCCCGCTGTGTCCGTCGGGCGTTTCTGTGTGGAGTTGATGCCCTCACCCAGATTAACTACGAACTGTAGTGGTCAACTAATTTTGGCCACCCCTTTATAGTTTTTGAAGTATTCTCAATCACAAGATTTGCCCATACGCGACTTCCTTGATTTTCGTCAATCTGAATCCGAAAAACCTAAAAACATTTATCATAACCACTGGACTGACCAATATTTCCGATATAAACGCCATGTCGACTTCAAGTTAATATGCAAACTTAGCATTTAACATATACCTCTACATGCTCTACATTAACTGACAAGAAAAAGGACCTGTTTTCGCAGTCTATTGCCATATTCTTTGGCGGTCTTTGAAGTTTTCTTACTCACGAAAACAATAAAGGTATCCGTACCAAGGAGATTTCCATGAAAGTGTTTCAGCAGTTTCTTCAACTCCTGACAGCTCTACTCCCTCTATCAAGCATACTACTGTCGTTGATTCTCACACCCACGTTTGCCTCAGCAGCCAATTCTGGAGATGTGGATCTCGACAATGACGGTCTGATCGAAATCGAAACCTTAGAAGAACTCAATCAGATGCGCTACAACCTTTTCGGTACCAGCCTTACCGATGAGTATGGCGATAGCAACAGCGAAGGTTGCCCCGCCTCCGGTTGCAAAGGTTATGAACTGGTGAATGATCTGGACTTCGATACCAATGGCAATGGAAAACTGTTTGATGATCCGTTCTGGAACAGTCGTCGTGGCTGGGAGCCGGTTGGCACTGAACAATTTCCATTCCAGGCTATCTTTGAAGGCAATCGTCATAAAATCGAGAATTTATATATTCATCGCACCGAGGAGGTCTGTACCGGTTTGTTTGGAGCAGTGATGGGGGTATCCATTCGAAACCTGAACCTGAGAGGACCGTTAGCCAAAATCTATGCCGGAAACAGAGCAGGAAGCCTGATTGGATGCATTGTCCAGGACGGTGACGAGAATATCATTGAAAACAACCATAGCAGTGTGAGTGTTTCCGGAGGCCACACCATTGGCGGCCTCATTGGCAACATTTTTACATCCTATTCAAACACCCAAATTATAAATAACAACGCCACCGGTGTGGTTCAGGGAGACAATAGCATTGGCGGTCTGATCGGCAATGCAACTGTATTTTCAAAAAACTCATTCCTCACCATCTCAGATAATTACAGATCCGGGGCCACGTATGGAGATACTGACGTGGGAGGATTGATCGGGCGTTACTCGACCGACCTCGGAGCGACTTCCACAGTCAGCTATGGGTTTGTCGATGGCCGTGTAACCGGTGTTGAAAATGTAGGTGGATTGATTGGAGAGGTTCACCTGGAGGCATTCCTTAATTTAAATATTGCCAACGTAACAACGTCCCACTCTTATGCCCGGGTTATCGCAAAAGGCAATAATGCAGGCGGGCTCATAGGGTTAGTTTCGATTACCGGAGAGGAGGATATTACCAGACTGTATATCAACACAAGCTCTGCCTCTGGCATGGTGGAAGGCATAGATTATGTCGGCGGTCTCATTGGCGCCCTGTACGCAAATGACACGATAAAACAGGAGAACACTTATGCTACTGGAAAAGTTCTTGGCAACCAATTTGTTGGCGGCCTGATAGGCTATATCGGTACCAGCGAATTCGCGCAGAATACGTTCAGGAATAATTATGCGACTGGCACGGTAAGAGGCAATAATGATACTGGTGGTCTGGTTGGTAACCTGTATGTCAGGGATGTCGGCGACTGGTATTCAAATGGATTTGTATATACATATGGAAACTATTGGGACACCGAAACCACCAGACAAAGTGACAGCGCAATCGGTGACGGCTACAGCAGTGCAGAACTCAAATGCCCGCAACAGCCGGACGATCCAACCTGCATGACTATACTCTATCATGGGTGGAGTCCCAGCATCTGGTATTTCGGAACCTCCAGCGATTATCCAAAACTACAGAGATAATCATCACCGTTAAGTCCTTCCAGTTCAGGGAGAACTACTTAATATACTAACTTCTGGAGAACCGCTGGCTGTTATCTTTATGCTGTCTCAGAACAAGCATAAGTCAGGGGCAGCGGTTCTCTTTCCAGCTCATAATGATTAACACTAAAAACCACGACTGGTATGTCATTGATAATATCCCCATAGCTATGGCGCTCATCAATGTGCCGGACAAAACGTTTGATAGGGAAAAGTAAAAGACAGTAAAAAGGACACCCAAAAAAAACAACACAG from Gynuella sunshinyii YC6258 carries:
- a CDS encoding CHAT domain-containing protein, whose amino-acid sequence is MSALLGVTALAFNQNHLVKISYVVMLDEADDDLTIFNEYPITLINKLDILKKIPELPKDLCEVFCSKETAIQLRLSGVFDGYTIVFAKDASEIFEVESEIKVVFVWDGFDTDLELPRALYVGNSDININPKYKCKLDEINRQRIVSYIYEILSGLSEPQKSYISELEELYENDTSNHMIGCDYIFNRSIGTEANLIALSSAKLDYSFERYRYEYSEENIVETINVINRIRKEISENKCPDIAVRTNSIVISDMSASLDFQVNKLEYTQNALKGKGFDDPISLTKAIKLVLRNGIDEKTERSEYVDLAYIERNLIEVLIGIYLSSNIMPCAKIPLSNSDLYGVLKDIGINGRKYNKKGLKKKYIELRNILHKFTLEAFDYLSERNSSMVKIVSNLPIEWAYHNGLPLMVRHDVSRLPISPGWLANRVILDTSNIHVDMDSFSNVLVISSFREDDIIKEHLSSKIEVFNGMAFNRKTSDKRFKVTIDRKEPSNREELIAILNGSSTPIVVFDMHGGHSEKEGGVISLKDEAISIFDIVQAARIPPIVVLSSCDTSPIDRSHYSTANAFLAGGAKTVLASALPILSHESSTFIIRLFVRLQEYIPIVIDKEKRSLQWSSFMSGMIRRTFYTEFIDYLIKAGKIEKDWRSQLNFVAGMCLDPLQEDFHSRIISSFAKELCINESEVQRIIDEDFILPECLKYLQYGSPERVIINSPSHIPLSQ